A window of Desulfobacterales bacterium contains these coding sequences:
- a CDS encoding biliverdin-producing heme oxygenase → MDIMKKLKTETTPDHKRLESYPYFKALAEHKLPLECYVNQLKGLAVIHGVLERALAEADCEQVAAVWNESLRKLPLLAEDLEFFKPRIEPDYMPAIEAALAMTEKIRIRSIENPLTLLGYLYVFEGSTLGNRMHQPDITATFHLEGLPGSRYYASYGEQVSEKWRQFRETMAAALQDADLHDPIIAAAHEAFSGLEKLYSALFPMEKQKKSFHVTRINPEAGNHPIPEDEREITAALTASNRAWAMFPYYQARYGERGKRFSDSDTSWLVTLTHLNLESIEQQMNWLVRLLATRGMPSIMLERTIQLLHEELIKEAPENKPTYDRLLEAADMLAEKRRQSISDKEFAILSREFDDMAEIKLAEQYKNTGSLIVSAVADEHSGIAGAVDAICDWLTDPGRFSEEWVVAVNQVIEKAKKRTVS, encoded by the coding sequence ATGGATATCATGAAAAAGCTCAAAACGGAAACCACGCCAGATCACAAAAGGCTGGAATCCTACCCATACTTCAAGGCACTGGCGGAACATAAGCTTCCTTTGGAATGCTATGTAAACCAGCTCAAGGGTCTTGCCGTCATTCACGGCGTGCTGGAACGTGCACTGGCGGAAGCTGACTGCGAACAAGTGGCGGCTGTCTGGAATGAAAGCCTGAGAAAACTCCCTCTTCTGGCGGAAGACCTTGAATTTTTCAAGCCAAGGATTGAACCGGATTACATGCCGGCCATTGAAGCCGCTCTGGCCATGACGGAAAAGATCCGGATCCGGTCCATTGAAAACCCACTGACATTACTTGGTTACCTTTATGTGTTTGAAGGGTCGACCCTCGGCAACCGCATGCACCAGCCGGATATTACCGCAACATTTCATCTGGAAGGCTTGCCCGGATCCCGTTATTATGCCAGTTATGGAGAACAAGTGTCGGAGAAGTGGCGGCAGTTCAGAGAAACAATGGCGGCCGCGCTGCAAGATGCTGATCTTCATGATCCGATCATCGCTGCTGCCCACGAGGCTTTTTCCGGTCTTGAAAAGCTATACAGCGCCTTGTTTCCCATGGAAAAACAGAAAAAATCCTTTCATGTGACCCGAATCAACCCGGAAGCCGGAAATCATCCCATTCCGGAGGATGAACGGGAAATTACCGCCGCGTTGACAGCCAGCAACCGGGCATGGGCCATGTTTCCTTATTATCAAGCGCGGTATGGAGAACGTGGCAAACGCTTTTCCGACAGCGATACCTCCTGGCTGGTCACCCTGACCCATCTTAATCTTGAAAGCATAGAACAACAAATGAACTGGCTTGTCCGGCTGCTGGCCACCCGGGGCATGCCGTCTATTATGCTTGAAAGAACCATTCAATTACTGCACGAGGAGCTCATAAAAGAAGCTCCCGAAAACAAACCAACCTATGATAGACTGCTCGAGGCCGCTGACATGCTTGCGGAAAAAAGGAGGCAATCTATTTCTGACAAGGAGTTTGCGATTCTTTCCCGTGAATTTGACGACATGGCGGAAATCAAGCTTGCAGAACAATATAAAAATACCGGCTCCTTAATTGTCTCGGCAGTGGCGGATGAACACAGCGGCATTGCAGGCGCAGTTGATGCTATTTGTGATTGGCTGACAGATCCGGGCCGGTTTTCAGAAGAATGGGTCGTTGCCGTCAATCAGGTCATTGAAAAAGCAAAAAAAAGGACTGTATCGTGA
- a CDS encoding response regulator, translating into MDINIIDPDQINPEPTNQDIKILVADDDPEILFATARVIKKAGYQTYTADSGKKAMEAVKTIIPDLILLDVVMPDAEGPDLCRRIKDDPKLKGIYVLLTSGARVKSDQQADGLDSGADGYIARPLSNRELLSRVNSMVRILRAERVRDLLIVELKKALAEIKTLSGLLPICSHCKQVRDDKGYWSQIESYISAHSDAHFSHSICPECAKKHYPEFDLYD; encoded by the coding sequence ATGGATATCAATATCATTGACCCCGACCAAATCAACCCGGAACCCACCAACCAAGACATCAAAATCCTGGTGGCAGATGATGATCCGGAGATACTTTTTGCCACCGCCCGGGTGATCAAAAAAGCGGGGTATCAGACCTACACGGCGGATTCCGGCAAAAAAGCCATGGAAGCAGTCAAAACCATCATCCCGGACCTGATTTTACTGGATGTGGTCATGCCGGATGCGGAAGGGCCGGATCTGTGCCGCCGGATCAAGGATGACCCGAAACTGAAAGGGATTTACGTGCTGCTGACTTCCGGTGCCCGGGTAAAATCCGATCAACAGGCCGATGGCCTGGATTCCGGGGCGGACGGTTATATTGCCCGGCCTTTGTCCAACCGGGAACTGCTCTCCCGGGTCAACTCCATGGTGCGGATTTTGCGCGCGGAGCGGGTCCGGGACCTCCTCATCGTTGAGTTAAAAAAAGCCCTGGCTGAAATCAAAACCTTAAGCGGCCTGCTGCCCATCTGCTCTCACTGCAAACAGGTCAGAGATGACAAAGGCTACTGGAGCCAGATCGAATCCTATATCAGTGCGCATTCGGATGCACACTTCAGCCACAGCATCTGCCCGGAATGTGCCAAAAAGCATTATCCGGAATTTGATCTTTATGATTGA
- a CDS encoding ATP-binding protein — protein sequence MTNKENRPKGAADLRQEAEALARKRTDRTLQDIAALSPEEIRETLHELRVHQIELEMQNEELRKAQAEIEESRARYFDLYDLAPVGYYTLSEKGLIQEANLTAAVLLDTARAALVKQPISRFILKEDQDIYYLHHKKLFETGESQECELRLLKPDGRFFWGHLTGTAAQAKDGAPVCHVVLIDITERKRAEQDREKLQAQLNQAQKMESVGRLAGGVAHDFNNKLTVINGYAEMAIGMMDPSDPLRETIREIYTAGKKSADIVRQLMAFARQQTINPVQLDLNDTISGMLKMLQRLIGENIELVWHPGNNLWPVKLDPSQADQTMTNLAVNARDAIADVGKIKIETNNVEVDENYCTLYPYFVPGQYVMLSVSDDGSGMDKETLANLFEPFFTTKEIGKGTGLGLAMIYGIVKQHNGFINVDSESGQGTTVKIYLPRHAAEEPALEPAKESTPTRQLPPGTETILIVEDEIPVLQMSRQILERLGYTVWTAGNPSAALQLSETYNGTIHLLITDVIMPEMNGRDLASQMAMSRPGLKILYMSGYTADVIAHKGVIDEGVQFIQKPFSMQELAIKVRKAIGPR from the coding sequence ATGACAAACAAGGAGAACCGCCCCAAAGGCGCTGCGGATCTACGACAGGAGGCCGAAGCACTTGCCCGGAAACGGACCGACCGGACACTACAAGACATCGCGGCCCTCTCGCCTGAAGAAATCCGTGAAACGCTTCACGAACTGCGGGTGCACCAGATCGAGCTGGAGATGCAGAATGAAGAGCTTCGCAAGGCACAGGCGGAGATCGAAGAATCGCGGGCGCGCTATTTCGACCTCTATGACCTGGCCCCGGTGGGTTATTATACTTTAAGCGAAAAAGGACTGATCCAGGAAGCCAACCTAACCGCCGCCGTCTTGTTGGACACGGCTCGCGCCGCTCTGGTTAAGCAGCCGATTAGCCGCTTCATCCTCAAAGAGGACCAGGATATCTACTACCTGCACCACAAGAAACTTTTTGAGACGGGCGAGTCGCAGGAATGCGAACTGCGTCTGCTCAAACCGGACGGCAGATTCTTCTGGGGCCATCTGACGGGAACCGCCGCTCAAGCGAAAGACGGCGCGCCCGTCTGCCACGTGGTGTTGATCGACATCACCGAGCGCAAGCGGGCGGAGCAAGATCGTGAAAAACTCCAGGCCCAGCTCAACCAGGCCCAGAAAATGGAATCCGTCGGACGCCTGGCAGGCGGCGTGGCCCACGATTTTAACAACAAACTTACCGTTATAAACGGATATGCCGAAATGGCCATCGGCATGATGGACCCGTCAGATCCCCTCCGCGAAACGATCCGGGAAATATACACCGCTGGAAAAAAATCCGCCGACATCGTCCGGCAGCTAATGGCTTTTGCCCGGCAGCAGACCATCAATCCGGTGCAGCTCGATTTAAATGACACCATTTCCGGCATGCTGAAAATGCTGCAACGCTTGATCGGCGAAAATATTGAGCTTGTGTGGCACCCGGGCAACAACCTCTGGCCGGTAAAATTAGACCCCTCCCAGGCGGACCAGACCATGACCAATCTTGCCGTCAATGCGCGGGATGCAATTGCCGATGTGGGCAAAATTAAAATAGAAACAAACAATGTCGAGGTTGATGAAAATTATTGTACACTTTATCCTTATTTTGTTCCCGGACAATACGTCATGCTTTCCGTAAGCGATGATGGTTCGGGCATGGACAAGGAGACGCTGGCCAATCTGTTTGAACCGTTTTTTACCACCAAAGAGATCGGGAAAGGAACCGGACTCGGCCTGGCTATGATATACGGCATTGTCAAACAGCACAACGGCTTTATCAATGTAGACAGCGAATCCGGACAGGGAACGACTGTTAAAATATACCTGCCCCGCCATGCAGCGGAAGAACCCGCTTTGGAGCCCGCAAAAGAATCCACACCCACACGGCAATTACCCCCGGGAACGGAAACCATCCTGATCGTCGAAGATGAAATACCGGTGCTCCAAATGTCCAGACAGATCCTCGAAAGGCTGGGTTACACCGTTTGGACTGCTGGAAATCCATCCGCGGCATTGCAGCTATCCGAAACATATAATGGAACAATCCATTTGCTCATCACCGACGTGATTATGCCGGAGATGAATGGGCGGGATCTGGCCTCGCAAATGGCCATGAGCCGGCCCGGACTCAAAATTTTATACATGTCGGGCTATACGGCTGATGTGATTGCCCATAAAGGGGTGATCGATGAAGGCGTTCAATTCATCCAGAAACCGTTTTCGATGCAGGAATTAGCGATCAAAGTGCGCAAAGCGATAGGGCCGAGATAG
- a CDS encoding AbrB/MazE/SpoVT family DNA-binding domain-containing protein, with protein MANVSTTKMSSKGQVVIPENIRKQLNLKEGAQFVVLGEKDVVILKNITPPAIDEFDDLIATARKKARKAGIKKSDIKDAILKVRGKK; from the coding sequence ATGGCTAACGTATCAACAACAAAAATGTCGTCCAAAGGTCAGGTAGTTATACCTGAAAACATCCGGAAGCAGCTTAATTTGAAAGAAGGTGCTCAATTCGTTGTGCTTGGCGAAAAGGATGTTGTTATTTTGAAAAATATAACCCCACCGGCAATTGATGAATTTGATGATTTAATTGCTACAGCCAGAAAAAAAGCCAGGAAAGCCGGAATAAAAAAATCGGACATCAAGGATGCCATATTAAAAGTTCGAGGCAAAAAGTGA
- a CDS encoding HAMP domain-containing sensor histidine kinase, with the protein MTADAKNHHKISDYMEKTAPILFFLLSSEGRILDANQFAKTIAPTSLRTARFDDLVLDFSGKFRLKSLTDDGGKEHLLSINTASGMPQSFYFSFVPAENHVLVFGRLDTDQIESMRKEVLSLNQELNNLTRQLHQKNAQLERLNREKNQFLGMAAHDLRKPIGLVMSYSEFLIDEAETLDPEQMQFLRTINASSTFMKRLVDDFLDVSAIEAGKFDLDPARASLFQVLQQSLELNHLQAMKKGIDLEVRCHENIPLILMDASKIEQVITNLVSNAIEHTPPATRVTITLSTDPQWISFSVQDEGKGIPADEMEKIFKPFEKTSIKKSGGEKSTGLGMLISRKIIEAHKGQIWVESPPGRGAAFHFTLPKADVVA; encoded by the coding sequence ATGACGGCAGATGCAAAAAACCACCACAAAATCAGTGACTACATGGAAAAAACAGCGCCAATCCTGTTTTTTCTTCTGTCGAGCGAAGGGCGCATTCTGGATGCCAATCAATTTGCCAAAACCATTGCCCCAACCTCTTTACGCACTGCCAGGTTTGACGATCTGGTGTTGGATTTCAGCGGTAAATTTAGACTGAAATCGTTGACTGACGATGGCGGAAAAGAGCATTTGCTAAGCATCAATACCGCTTCCGGCATGCCCCAGAGTTTTTATTTTTCTTTCGTGCCGGCAGAAAACCATGTGCTGGTGTTCGGCCGCCTGGATACGGATCAAATTGAAAGCATGCGTAAAGAAGTGCTGAGCTTAAACCAGGAATTAAACAACCTGACCCGCCAGCTTCATCAAAAAAACGCGCAGCTGGAAAGGCTGAACCGGGAAAAAAACCAGTTTTTGGGCATGGCGGCCCATGACTTGCGAAAACCCATCGGGCTGGTCATGTCCTATTCCGAATTTCTGATTGATGAAGCAGAAACCCTGGACCCTGAACAGATGCAGTTCCTCCGGACCATCAACGCATCTTCCACGTTCATGAAACGGCTGGTGGATGATTTTTTAGATGTCAGCGCCATTGAAGCCGGAAAGTTTGACCTGGATCCTGCCCGGGCAAGCCTGTTTCAGGTTCTGCAGCAAAGCCTTGAACTGAATCATCTTCAGGCAATGAAAAAAGGGATCGACCTGGAAGTCCGCTGCCATGAAAATATTCCCCTGATTCTTATGGACGCGTCAAAGATCGAACAGGTTATTACCAACCTGGTCTCCAACGCCATTGAGCACACGCCCCCGGCAACACGGGTCACCATTACCCTTTCAACTGATCCGCAATGGATCTCCTTTTCGGTTCAGGATGAAGGAAAAGGCATTCCGGCAGATGAAATGGAAAAAATTTTCAAGCCCTTTGAAAAAACCAGCATCAAAAAATCCGGGGGCGAAAAAAGCACGGGGCTTGGCATGCTCATCTCCCGTAAAATCATTGAAGCGCACAAGGGGCAAATCTGGGTGGAGAGTCCGCCGGGCCGGGGCGCGGCATTTCACTTTACCCTGCCAAAGGCCGATGTTGTGGCATAA
- a CDS encoding transporter substrate-binding domain-containing protein, whose protein sequence is MLITIVVLGTVGTNTSADEINPLSKPSVRAGSEIDYPPFCTVDRDGRATGFSVELLRAALGAMGRDVSFRTGPWTQVRNWLEKGEIDALPLVGRTPERESVYDFTFPYMSIHGAIVVRAGTTDIRDLGDLRGRQVAVMQGDNAEEFLRREDRGFEIHTTLTFDEALHDLSEGRFDAVVIQRLVALRLIQEKDLTNLVVVNQPIEGFRQDFCFAVREGDRETLALLNEGLALVMADGTYSHLHAKWFAALELPTHRRIIIGGDQNYPPYEYLDEDGRPAGYNVDLTRAIARAVDLDIKIRLGPWSEIRDALARGEIDALQGLFYSPERDLTFDFTPPHTVNDCVSVVRKGEGLSPATVSELAGKRIVVQKGDIMHDFAIENGLGDQVTVVDSQEDALRELSEGKHDCALVARVSALYWIKKNGWDNLIAGRHPFLSPEYSYAVPQNQNKALLAQLGEGLKVIDENGEYRRISEKWLGVYADSTPNFLTVFRYVAMVAVPLLLVVFGFFLWSWSLRKQVTFRTAALRESERQYRLLADNVSDIIWTMNLKQRFTYVSPSVEKLLGYTPEEAVQVPLKNTLTPESYAKVAQVITKAMARDGEVRGATDVTLSLELEHIRKDGGTLWVEITTSFIRDEDGLISGFIGITRDITARKQAEEQRDKLISDLEKALGEVKTLSKLLPICSHCKNIRDDKGDWSKIESYIHKHSDTQFSHGICPECAKKYYPDMNLYGDAE, encoded by the coding sequence ATGCTGATCACGATAGTTGTCCTTGGGACTGTAGGGACTAACACCAGTGCGGACGAAATTAACCCATTGTCAAAACCGTCCGTTCGCGCAGGCTCCGAAATCGATTATCCGCCTTTTTGCACTGTCGATAGAGATGGCCGCGCAACCGGCTTTTCAGTCGAACTGCTCCGTGCTGCGCTCGGTGCCATGGGACGTGATGTCTCTTTCCGCACCGGACCCTGGACACAGGTCCGGAACTGGCTTGAAAAGGGCGAGATTGACGCCCTCCCCTTAGTGGGTCGAACGCCGGAACGGGAATCTGTTTATGACTTTACGTTTCCCTATATGTCCATTCATGGTGCCATCGTGGTTCGGGCGGGTACAACCGATATCCGGGATTTAGGCGATCTTAGAGGGCGGCAGGTTGCTGTCATGCAAGGCGATAATGCCGAGGAGTTTCTGCGACGGGAAGACCGCGGGTTTGAAATTCATACGACACTCACATTTGATGAGGCGTTGCATGATCTTTCCGAGGGCCGCTTTGACGCCGTCGTTATTCAGCGGCTTGTCGCGCTTCGGCTCATACAGGAAAAAGACCTTACGAATTTAGTCGTCGTGAACCAGCCCATCGAAGGATTCCGCCAGGATTTCTGCTTTGCGGTCCGGGAAGGCGACCGGGAGACGCTGGCGCTGTTAAACGAAGGTCTCGCCCTGGTCATGGCTGACGGGACTTATAGTCATCTCCACGCAAAATGGTTCGCCGCTCTGGAACTGCCGACGCATCGACGTATCATCATCGGGGGAGATCAGAACTATCCACCTTATGAATATCTTGATGAGGATGGACGCCCTGCCGGGTACAATGTGGATCTCACACGAGCCATTGCCCGGGCGGTGGACCTCGACATCAAGATTCGCCTTGGCCCCTGGTCGGAAATTCGGGATGCATTGGCGCGGGGCGAAATTGATGCATTGCAAGGCCTGTTCTACTCACCTGAACGCGATTTGACATTCGACTTTACACCACCGCATACGGTAAATGATTGCGTCAGCGTTGTGCGCAAAGGCGAAGGCCTTTCACCGGCCACTGTTTCCGAATTGGCCGGGAAACGCATCGTGGTGCAGAAGGGCGACATTATGCACGATTTTGCGATCGAAAACGGGCTTGGCGATCAGGTTACAGTCGTCGATTCCCAGGAGGATGCCCTGCGTGAATTGTCGGAAGGAAAGCACGATTGTGCCCTTGTGGCCAGGGTGTCCGCCCTGTACTGGATCAAAAAAAATGGCTGGGACAACTTAATCGCCGGCCGGCATCCGTTTCTTTCCCCTGAATACAGTTACGCGGTTCCACAAAATCAGAATAAGGCCCTTCTGGCGCAGCTTGGAGAAGGGCTTAAAGTGATCGATGAAAACGGCGAATACCGGCGCATCTCCGAGAAATGGCTGGGGGTCTATGCGGATTCAACTCCCAATTTTCTCACTGTTTTCCGGTATGTCGCCATGGTCGCCGTCCCTCTGCTATTGGTCGTTTTCGGGTTTTTCTTGTGGTCGTGGTCCTTGCGAAAACAGGTGACGTTTCGGACTGCGGCGTTGCGGGAAAGTGAGAGGCAATACCGGCTTCTTGCCGACAATGTATCCGATATTATCTGGACGATGAACCTGAAACAACGGTTCACCTATGTCAGCCCCTCTGTTGAGAAATTGCTGGGATACACGCCCGAGGAAGCGGTGCAGGTGCCTTTAAAAAATACGTTGACGCCTGAATCATACGCGAAGGTAGCTCAGGTGATAACAAAAGCCATGGCCAGAGACGGAGAAGTCAGGGGCGCAACGGATGTCACGCTATCCCTTGAGCTTGAGCATATTCGAAAAGACGGCGGTACACTCTGGGTTGAAATAACGACTTCTTTTATTCGGGATGAAGACGGTTTGATCTCCGGGTTTATCGGCATCACCCGCGACATCACCGCCCGCAAGCAGGCCGAGGAACAACGGGATAAGCTGATTTCGGATCTTGAAAAAGCCCTCGGCGAGGTCAAAACATTAAGCAAGTTATTGCCCATTTGCTCCCATTGCAAAAATATCCGTGATGACAAGGGGGATTGGAGTAAAATCGAATCATATATTCATAAACATTCTGATACGCAATTCAGCCATGGCATCTGCCCTGAATGTGCGAAAAAGTATTATCCGGATATGAACCTGTATGGAGATGCCGAGTAA
- a CDS encoding cobalamin-dependent protein (Presence of a B(12) (cobalamin)-binding domain implies dependence on cobalamin itself, in one of its several forms, or in some unusual lineages, dependence on a cobalamin-like analog.), which produces MIDEKLYQDYFNALLAGRRAECRDITQRLLDGGIAVKILYSDLFQRSMYEIGDLWENNRITVANEHLATSVTESLLNLVYPAVFATDRIGKKAVISCSANEFHQIGGKMVADLFELNGWDGHFLGANTPPEDMAQYIEDVQPDVVGLSLSIMSNIGPLKRSIEILKSNFPDINLLVGGQAFRWGGANIIKKFKNTDLITSMDDLEKMIANF; this is translated from the coding sequence GTGATAGATGAAAAATTATATCAGGATTATTTTAACGCGCTGCTCGCCGGCCGTCGGGCTGAATGTCGCGATATTACCCAAAGGCTTTTAGACGGCGGGATTGCTGTCAAAATCCTTTATTCCGACCTGTTTCAGCGCAGTATGTATGAAATCGGTGATCTTTGGGAAAACAACCGCATCACCGTTGCCAACGAGCATCTGGCTACATCTGTCACCGAAAGTTTGTTAAACCTTGTCTATCCTGCTGTTTTTGCCACGGACCGGATCGGGAAAAAAGCAGTGATCTCCTGCAGTGCCAATGAATTTCACCAGATCGGCGGGAAAATGGTGGCGGATTTGTTCGAGCTCAACGGCTGGGACGGTCATTTTCTGGGAGCCAACACCCCTCCTGAAGATATGGCCCAATACATTGAGGATGTTCAGCCGGATGTGGTCGGGCTTTCTTTGAGCATCATGTCCAACATAGGGCCCCTCAAGCGCTCTATCGAAATTCTGAAAAGTAATTTTCCCGACATAAATCTGCTGGTGGGCGGACAAGCCTTCCGTTGGGGCGGCGCGAACATCATCAAAAAGTTCAAAAATACGGATTTGATTACCTCCATGGATGACCTGGAAAAAATGATCGCAAACTTCTGA